One window from the genome of Streptococcus halotolerans encodes:
- a CDS encoding FMN-binding protein, which yields MKKKLVYGTLLFGSLLTLAACGSDTAKDASKTANTAKSEVSKKAKDTKKAVNEATSADLKDGTYKAESDYDSRGWKVVHTITVKDGKITESDFGYENKDGMKKADDEEYNKNMKAKSGVSSKEATEQLNKELVEKQNVDEVEVVSGATHTSSNFELSTKELLKAAEEGNTETVTIELPAE from the coding sequence ATGAAAAAGAAATTGGTTTACGGAACATTACTGTTTGGTTCGTTATTAACACTTGCTGCTTGTGGAAGTGATACAGCAAAAGACGCTTCAAAAACAGCTAATACTGCTAAATCTGAAGTAAGTAAAAAAGCTAAAGATACTAAAAAAGCAGTCAATGAAGCTACTTCAGCTGACCTCAAAGATGGTACTTACAAAGCTGAATCAGACTATGATTCACGCGGTTGGAAAGTTGTTCACACGATCACAGTAAAAGATGGTAAAATTACAGAATCAGACTTTGGTTATGAAAATAAAGATGGCATGAAAAAGGCTGATGATGAAGAATACAATAAAAACATGAAAGCCAAATCTGGTGTTTCTTCTAAAGAAGCTACAGAGCAGTTGAACAAAGAACTTGTTGAAAAACAAAATGTTGATGAAGTGGAAGTTGTTTCAGGTGCAACACACACATCAAGTAACTTCGAACTATCAACTAAAGAATTGCTCAAAGCAGCAGAAGAAGGGAATACTGAAACAGTAACAATCGAATTGCCAGCAGAGTAA
- a CDS encoding threonine/serine ThrE exporter family protein, whose translation MEENQYKMLVKVATLAGIIMLESNAESYRVETTVERILSVSQLPTVDVFANTTGLFITLDGPDFPEPITYIKRISQRSTHLTKIHDVNQISRDITNDQLSLAEAYQKLKKVNRKTYSSKSTYFATVLLVVAFALLLGGSLDTFLLSAIASLLLIATYPVRDWLNLNDFIYGVFATMVVAILMSLITQFVGASERTLDITIISVLMPLFPGTAFTNGFRDSFKGDYGAGVAKIVEALTIAISLGVGVAVGLFIAKGILS comes from the coding sequence ATGGAAGAGAATCAATACAAAATGCTAGTTAAGGTGGCAACCTTAGCTGGTATCATTATGTTAGAATCTAATGCGGAGTCCTATCGTGTTGAAACAACGGTAGAACGTATTTTGTCTGTTAGTCAGCTACCAACAGTTGACGTTTTTGCCAATACCACGGGACTGTTTATCACACTGGATGGGCCTGATTTTCCAGAACCCATTACCTACATCAAGCGAATTTCGCAGCGCTCAACCCATTTGACCAAAATCCATGATGTCAACCAGATTTCAAGGGATATTACTAACGACCAATTATCTCTTGCGGAAGCCTATCAAAAACTTAAGAAGGTTAATCGTAAAACTTATTCTTCCAAAAGTACCTACTTTGCTACTGTGTTGTTGGTTGTAGCCTTCGCACTACTATTAGGAGGAAGTCTAGATACCTTTTTACTATCTGCCATTGCTTCTTTATTACTAATAGCAACTTATCCTGTCCGTGATTGGCTAAATCTCAATGACTTTATCTACGGTGTCTTTGCAACCATGGTAGTAGCCATCTTGATGTCTTTGATAACCCAGTTTGTTGGAGCATCTGAGCGTACCTTAGATATTACTATCATCTCTGTTCTGATGCCACTTTTCCCAGGGACAGCCTTTACCAACGGTTTTCGTGATTCCTTTAAAGGCGATTATGGAGCAGGAGTAGCTAAAATTGTAGAAGCCTTGACCATAGCAATTAGTTTAGGTGTCGGGGTTGCTGTTGGTCTCTTTATTGCGAAAGGAATCTTGTCATGA
- a CDS encoding amidohydrolase: MSYKTVIKSLDSIKDWQEEAYQFLHRNPELSMQETKTVAFLKEELIKLDYDVQEIGGGLVGVLANGEGPTILFRADMDALPVQEETHLDYASEIDGVMHACGHDMHMTASLGAAWALANNKEAWSGTYVALFQPGEEIAAGAKAMLEDGLLEKIPKPDIALAQHVLTTPEAGHLGTKEGPFLSTAASLKIRINGRGAHGSMPNLSIDPIVIGSAIVSKLQTIVAREVDPFQFAVVTVGSFQSGNQANIIPETATLRLNIRAYDETVKKQLISAIKRIAIAECKAGNCDKEPDIDVYDSFPLTDNDAEITKHVTKAFKDYFSDDKVVDYKPMTASEDFSAIPRAFGTPYLYWGFGGFTADQDIYANHNPKFAPAIQPTLKTGTEAALVAILSYLGNK, encoded by the coding sequence ATGTCCTATAAAACTGTTATCAAATCACTGGATTCCATCAAAGATTGGCAAGAAGAGGCTTATCAATTCCTGCATCGAAACCCTGAATTATCAATGCAGGAAACTAAAACGGTAGCCTTTCTTAAAGAGGAACTTATCAAACTTGATTATGATGTTCAAGAAATTGGTGGAGGTCTTGTTGGCGTACTAGCAAATGGAGAAGGTCCAACCATTCTTTTTAGGGCTGATATGGACGCTTTACCAGTCCAAGAAGAGACACATTTAGACTATGCCTCAGAGATTGACGGCGTGATGCATGCTTGTGGTCATGATATGCACATGACTGCTAGTCTAGGTGCTGCCTGGGCGCTTGCCAACAATAAAGAGGCTTGGTCAGGAACATACGTGGCTCTTTTTCAACCAGGCGAAGAGATAGCAGCAGGAGCCAAAGCCATGTTAGAAGATGGTCTTCTTGAAAAAATACCGAAGCCTGATATTGCCTTGGCTCAGCACGTCTTAACAACCCCAGAAGCCGGCCACCTTGGAACTAAAGAAGGACCATTTTTATCAACGGCAGCATCTCTAAAAATAAGGATCAATGGCCGTGGGGCGCACGGATCCATGCCGAATCTTAGCATTGATCCTATTGTTATCGGTTCAGCCATTGTCTCAAAACTTCAAACTATTGTGGCGCGTGAGGTGGATCCTTTCCAATTCGCTGTTGTGACCGTGGGCTCTTTCCAATCAGGAAATCAGGCTAATATTATCCCTGAAACGGCAACATTACGTTTGAATATTCGAGCCTATGATGAAACTGTCAAAAAACAGCTGATTTCAGCTATTAAACGCATCGCTATCGCAGAATGTAAAGCAGGAAATTGTGACAAAGAACCAGATATTGATGTTTACGATAGTTTCCCGTTAACCGATAACGATGCAGAGATTACAAAACATGTTACTAAAGCTTTTAAAGATTACTTTAGTGACGACAAGGTGGTTGATTACAAACCAATGACAGCATCTGAAGATTTCTCCGCTATTCCTAGAGCTTTTGGTACTCCCTATTTATACTGGGGATTTGGTGGTTTCACTGCTGATCAAGATATCTACGCCAACCATAATCCGAAATTTGCGCCAGCAATTCAACCAACTTTGAAAACAGGGACAGAGGCTGCCTTAGTGGCTATCTTAAGTTATCTTGGAAATAAATAA
- a CDS encoding 2-keto-3-deoxygluconate permease → MKLMKSIPGGTLLIPMLISAIIHTFSPTFFNIGGLTQAMFSGDAINFILGAAVFISGCTLKLQTLTQVFKRYGVLLAARFIISTVASLIFIKLFGLDGIWGLSAIAFICTLTSMNPTLFLALMKDYGDESDQAAFGLVAVMALPIIPMFIYGLTSPTRLDFMPILSTLIPLVLGIIIGNLDHELSQHMAPAMGFIIIMLGWGVGANINLFEAVKAGLPGILMAILYYLIGALPLILIEKYILKRSGASATALSTVAGLSASVPLLMIASNPELRAYASQSAAITSLVVICTAIIAPILCQQLAGKPNKEN, encoded by the coding sequence ATGAAACTTATGAAATCAATTCCAGGTGGAACCCTTTTGATTCCCATGCTGATTTCGGCCATTATCCATACCTTCTCACCAACCTTTTTCAATATTGGCGGATTAACCCAAGCCATGTTTTCAGGTGATGCCATCAATTTTATTCTGGGAGCTGCTGTCTTTATATCAGGGTGTACCCTGAAATTGCAAACCTTAACCCAAGTCTTTAAACGCTATGGTGTCCTATTAGCTGCTCGTTTCATCATCAGCACTGTAGCCAGTCTTATTTTCATTAAACTCTTTGGACTTGATGGTATCTGGGGTCTTAGTGCCATCGCTTTTATCTGTACACTAACCTCAATGAACCCGACCCTCTTTCTAGCCTTAATGAAGGATTATGGCGACGAGAGTGATCAAGCTGCTTTTGGTTTGGTCGCTGTCATGGCCTTGCCCATTATCCCAATGTTCATTTATGGATTGACTAGCCCAACAAGACTTGATTTTATGCCAATCCTTTCAACCTTGATTCCACTGGTACTTGGTATCATAATCGGTAACCTTGACCATGAGTTGAGCCAACACATGGCGCCTGCCATGGGCTTCATCATCATTATGTTAGGCTGGGGAGTAGGAGCAAATATCAACTTATTTGAAGCTGTGAAAGCAGGATTGCCAGGAATTCTTATGGCCATCTTATATTATCTCATCGGCGCTTTACCACTTATTTTAATTGAAAAATATATTCTAAAAAGAAGTGGGGCATCAGCAACAGCCCTCTCAACTGTTGCTGGCTTATCAGCATCTGTTCCATTATTGATGATAGCAAGCAATCCAGAATTGAGAGCCTATGCTTCACAATCGGCAGCTATCACCTCTTTGGTTGTAATCTGCACAGCTATCATTGCACCAATTTTGTGTCAACAATTAGCTGGCAAACCAAACAAAGAAAATTAA
- a CDS encoding FAD:protein FMN transferase, translating to MKRNIRPFLTLFISVLTLLGCQKVVNDKNSLPIVKNPETRTEALLHTVVQLSIYHEHQEKAMDEAIDYIKEMEKLLSTNLEGSDINNINQAAGKKAVKVDPRTFEIIEAAQAMSRESNGKFDISIGAVTNLWRIGDDAARVPSDDEIKKALPYINYKDIQLDKEKKTVYINKGMTLELGAISKGYIADGVKKRFKKRHITTAIINLGGNVLTMGESPKNSKGWNIGVQNPDEVRGETVGSVYVKDSSVVTSGVYERYIEKDGQKYHHIMDPKTGYPVDNDISGVTVFTKTSLQGDELSTSLFLLGIKDGLKLIDSMDGVEAVFIDKENGIHSSNGLKDKLTLRNEDYHLVTEK from the coding sequence ATGAAACGTAATATCCGGCCATTTCTTACCCTCTTTATCTCAGTATTGACCTTGTTAGGATGTCAGAAAGTTGTAAATGATAAAAACAGTTTACCGATTGTTAAGAATCCTGAAACACGAACAGAGGCACTTTTACACACGGTCGTTCAATTGAGTATCTATCATGAACACCAAGAAAAAGCGATGGATGAAGCCATTGATTATATCAAAGAGATGGAAAAACTATTGTCGACCAATCTAGAAGGTTCTGATATTAATAACATTAATCAAGCAGCCGGAAAAAAAGCAGTCAAGGTAGATCCCAGAACTTTTGAAATCATCGAAGCAGCACAGGCGATGTCCCGAGAAAGCAATGGAAAATTTGATATTTCCATTGGTGCTGTCACCAACCTTTGGCGTATTGGAGATGATGCCGCTAGAGTTCCCAGTGATGACGAAATCAAAAAGGCACTACCGTATATTAACTATAAGGATATCCAGCTAGATAAAGAGAAGAAAACAGTCTATATTAACAAAGGAATGACTCTGGAATTAGGAGCTATTTCAAAAGGCTATATTGCGGATGGCGTCAAAAAACGGTTTAAAAAACGCCACATCACAACAGCTATTATCAATCTAGGCGGCAACGTCTTAACCATGGGGGAATCGCCTAAGAATTCCAAAGGCTGGAATATCGGAGTTCAAAACCCTGATGAAGTTCGTGGAGAGACTGTGGGATCTGTTTACGTTAAAGACAGCTCCGTTGTGACATCAGGCGTCTATGAGCGTTATATTGAAAAAGACGGTCAAAAATACCATCATATCATGGATCCTAAAACAGGTTACCCAGTTGATAATGATATTTCCGGAGTAACGGTGTTTACCAAAACGTCGCTTCAAGGCGATGAATTATCCACCTCCTTATTTCTTCTTGGTATCAAAGACGGCCTTAAGCTAATCGATAGCATGGATGGTGTTGAGGCGGTCTTCATCGACAAGGAAAATGGCATCCATAGTAGTAACGGACTAAAAGATAAATTGACATTAAGAAATGAGGATTACCATCTTGTCACCGAAAAATAA
- a CDS encoding NusG domain II-containing protein: METKKTKARQILAYFKPFDYLLITLAIIISFMPTIWTIYQKRTAPPSSALVAVVKIHGKVVDNYALKENGPHFEKTYHPNKGQYNIVEVDGERIRVRKDNSPDQIAVKTGWIDREGQLSVCLPHDLIIEIQSTRDSSDHEETEDDLILPL; the protein is encoded by the coding sequence GTGGAAACGAAAAAAACAAAAGCAAGACAAATTCTAGCTTACTTTAAGCCATTTGATTATTTGTTGATAACACTCGCTATTATCATTTCTTTTATGCCAACTATCTGGACAATCTATCAAAAAAGGACAGCACCTCCATCATCTGCCTTAGTTGCTGTGGTTAAAATTCATGGTAAAGTTGTAGATAATTATGCCCTTAAAGAAAATGGGCCACATTTTGAAAAGACCTACCACCCCAATAAAGGGCAGTATAATATTGTGGAAGTTGACGGAGAGCGTATTCGTGTCAGAAAAGATAATAGTCCCGACCAAATTGCTGTTAAAACAGGTTGGATTGATCGAGAAGGCCAATTGTCTGTCTGTCTCCCTCATGATTTGATCATTGAAATTCAATCGACCAGAGACTCATCAGATCATGAAGAAACAGAAGACGATCTCATTCTTCCTTTATAG
- a CDS encoding glycosyltransferase family 2 protein: MEKLSVVIPCFNEEQTIKPFIKAMMKIEQVMSRELIFEYLFVNDGSSDKTLDVLKSEANSKDNINYLSFSRNFGKESALLAGLEKATGDYITVMDVDLQDPPELLPKMYNKIKEGYDIVGTYRKDRVGEPPIRSFFSKMFYKLINSVSDTKMVEGARDYRLMTRQVVDSVLELKEVNRFSKGLFSWVGYDTTYISFDNRERVAGETSWSFWSLLKYSLEGFINFSEALLNIATASGIISFISSIVGIVFIIIRKLTIGGSVNGWASMVVMMLFIGGIQLLCLGILGKYISKIFLETKKRPSYFIKETNLDD, encoded by the coding sequence ATGGAAAAATTGAGCGTGGTCATTCCATGTTTTAATGAAGAACAGACCATAAAACCATTTATCAAAGCAATGATGAAGATTGAACAGGTAATGTCAAGGGAACTAATATTTGAGTATCTTTTTGTCAACGATGGTAGTAGCGATAAAACATTAGACGTCTTAAAGTCAGAAGCTAATTCAAAAGATAATATTAATTATTTATCGTTCTCTCGTAATTTTGGAAAAGAGAGCGCCCTATTAGCTGGTTTAGAAAAAGCAACTGGTGATTATATAACGGTTATGGATGTCGATCTCCAAGATCCACCAGAACTGCTTCCTAAAATGTACAACAAAATCAAAGAAGGTTACGATATTGTTGGTACATATAGAAAAGATAGAGTAGGAGAGCCGCCTATTAGGTCATTCTTTAGTAAAATGTTCTATAAACTCATTAATAGCGTCTCAGATACTAAGATGGTTGAGGGTGCTAGAGATTATCGGTTAATGACGAGGCAAGTAGTGGATAGTGTGTTGGAGTTAAAGGAAGTCAATCGCTTTTCAAAAGGTTTATTTTCTTGGGTTGGCTATGATACAACTTATATCAGCTTTGACAATCGTGAGCGTGTTGCTGGTGAAACTTCATGGAGCTTTTGGTCTTTACTAAAATACTCACTTGAAGGATTTATTAATTTTTCTGAAGCACTTTTAAATATAGCGACTGCAAGTGGCATTATATCTTTTATATCATCTATTGTTGGGATTGTATTTATCATCATTCGTAAGCTAACGATTGGTGGTAGTGTTAATGGTTGGGCCAGTATGGTTGTGATGATGTTATTCATTGGAGGTATTCAACTACTTTGTTTAGGAATATTAGGGAAATACATTTCAAAAATCTTTCTTGAAACGAAGAAAAGGCCAAGCTATTTCATCAAGGAGACAAATTTAGATGATTAA
- a CDS encoding 1,4-dihydroxy-2-naphthoate polyprenyltransferase, with protein sequence MSPKNKPLTLSIFFEFVELRTKVASVFPMLLGILWSIYHYQQFDLINTLLFVLAVLSFDMCTTAINNTMDYKKAIDTAYQHEDNVIGKYHLDDKQMVRIIFWLLLFASLVSLMLVYRTDILLLPIGGLCFLIGIFYTFGPLPLSRLPLGELFSGITMGFGIFFLAVFVQHPDSLLSSHWTGAMMSIDWFWLETIMIFWLSFPLVCLIANIMLANNLCDLEQDLKNERHTVVYYIGKENGIRLYSLLSFMPWAVWCSALFLGQMPLVGAAGLAIMPLYLKHLKAFQREQIKRQTFVLSIKNFVLFSMMYLLTILIALIFHI encoded by the coding sequence TTGTCACCGAAAAATAAGCCACTAACCTTATCTATCTTTTTTGAATTTGTCGAATTACGGACCAAAGTAGCCAGCGTTTTTCCAATGCTTTTGGGTATCCTATGGTCTATCTACCATTATCAGCAATTTGATCTGATTAATACCCTGTTATTTGTCTTAGCAGTGCTTAGCTTTGACATGTGTACCACGGCTATCAATAACACCATGGACTATAAAAAAGCTATCGATACGGCCTATCAACATGAAGATAATGTTATCGGTAAATACCACTTAGATGATAAACAGATGGTTCGTATCATTTTTTGGCTGCTGCTGTTCGCTTCACTTGTCTCTCTAATGCTTGTCTATCGAACGGATATCCTCCTACTTCCCATCGGTGGCCTGTGCTTTCTAATCGGAATTTTTTACACTTTCGGCCCCCTCCCCTTATCCCGCCTACCCTTGGGAGAGCTTTTTTCCGGCATCACTATGGGATTTGGTATTTTCTTCTTAGCTGTTTTTGTGCAACATCCTGACAGTTTGCTCAGTAGCCATTGGACAGGTGCCATGATGAGTATTGATTGGTTTTGGCTTGAGACTATTATGATATTCTGGCTGAGTTTCCCCCTTGTCTGTCTTATTGCTAATATCATGCTAGCAAATAACCTTTGTGATTTGGAACAAGATCTTAAAAATGAACGCCACACAGTCGTATACTATATTGGTAAAGAAAATGGCATAAGACTTTATAGCTTATTAAGCTTTATGCCATGGGCTGTCTGGTGTTCAGCCCTTTTCCTAGGACAAATGCCACTGGTTGGTGCAGCAGGATTAGCCATCATGCCTTTATACCTTAAACACCTTAAAGCTTTTCAAAGAGAACAAATCAAGCGTCAGACGTTTGTCTTGTCCATTAAAAACTTTGTTCTCTTTTCAATGATGTATCTTCTAACGATACTCATAGCGCTCATTTTCCATATTTAA
- a CDS encoding threonine/serine exporter family protein: MNFLLQILGAYVATVTAGVLLEAPKHLIYHTGFIGASGYAVYLFLLDKTDKAVATLLGGMVIALLSQISARRLASPVTVFYIPSFFPLVPGVGVYRIAYYYIQDNPQLAGENLMESILVSGAIALSIFIVDSFLEVYNHLKYPKP; encoded by the coding sequence TTGAATTTTCTTCTTCAAATTCTAGGAGCCTATGTTGCTACCGTAACAGCAGGAGTCTTGTTAGAAGCCCCTAAACATTTGATTTATCATACAGGATTTATTGGGGCATCTGGCTATGCTGTCTATCTTTTCCTTTTAGATAAAACAGACAAGGCAGTAGCAACGCTTCTAGGCGGTATGGTTATTGCTCTCTTATCGCAGATTTCAGCAAGAAGATTAGCTTCCCCAGTAACTGTTTTTTACATTCCTAGTTTCTTTCCCTTAGTGCCCGGTGTTGGTGTCTATCGAATTGCCTATTATTACATCCAAGATAATCCGCAATTAGCTGGTGAGAACTTAATGGAATCTATTCTTGTTTCCGGCGCCATTGCCTTATCGATTTTTATTGTGGATTCTTTTTTAGAAGTCTACAACCATCTCAAATATCCAAAACCTTAA